A window of Trichomycterus rosablanca isolate fTriRos1 chromosome 5, fTriRos1.hap1, whole genome shotgun sequence contains these coding sequences:
- the phf10 gene encoding PHD finger protein 10 isoform X1 produces MAAVVSPRQCDSNPATPSAHSVKDDIEENSSDGSQAPKRRRMGSGDSSRSCDTTGQEQGPTYFPAENLTEYKWPPDETGEYYMLQEQVSEYLGVTSFKRKYPDLERRDLSHKEKVYLREQNVITETQCTLGLTALRSDEVIDLMIKEYPAKHAEYSIILQERERQRIAKEYSVSTLSAQMQQQSPQKVEASKVPDYIKKAAKKAAEFNSNFNRERMEERRAYFDLQTHIIQVPQGKYKVLPPEMTKTGPYPVALIPGQFQEYYKRYSPNELRYLPINTALYEPPLDPELPAPDSDGDSDDGEDGKGEDCKKNKGSSDSSTGNTSDGDSQDSGIQSKGKSKGKDTPHRPAQLKSVPGYKPKVIPNAICGICQKGKESNKKGKPEALINCSQCQNSGHPSCLDMSAELVIQIKTYPWQCMECKTCTVCEQPHHEEEMMFCDKCDRGFHTFCVGMDSIPMGRWVCDCCNKDDLSPTKKTILKTPKKYK; encoded by the exons atggcaGCTGTTGTGTCTCCGAGGCAGTGTGATAGTAATCCTGCAACTCCTAGTGCTCATTCTGTTAAG GATGACATTGAAGAGAATTCCAGCGATGGGAGCCAAGCGCCTAAGAGACGTCGAATGGGGTCAGGAGATAGTTCGAGAAGCTGCGACACAACTGGTCAGGAACAGGG ACCCACATATTTTCCTGCTGAGAATCTGACAGAGTACAAATGGCCTCCAGATGAAACAGGAGAGTACTATATGTTACAAGAACAAGTTAGCGAATATTTAGGGGTCACCTCATTTAAGCGGAAATACCCAG actTGGAGAGGAGAGACCTATCTCACAAGGAAAAAGTTTACTTAAGAGAACAAAATGTCATCACTGAGACTCAGTGTACACTGG GTCTTACTGCTTTGCGCAGTGATGAGGTTATTGATTTAATGATTAAAGAGTACCCAGCGAAACATGCAGAATACTCAATTATTCTTCAAGAACGCGAGCGCCAGAGGATAGCCAAAGAGTACTCCGTCAGCACCCTGAGTGCA CAAATGCAGCAGCAAAGTCCTCAGAAGGTTGAAGCCAGCAAAGTCCCAGACTATATAAAGAAAGCTGCTAAAAAAGCAGCTGAATTCAACAGCAATTTCAACAGAGAGCGCATGGAGGAAAGAAGAGCCTATTTTGATCTTCAAACACAT ATAATTCAGGTACCCCAAGGAAAATACAAAGTCCTCCCACCAGAAATGACCAAAACTGGCCCCTACCCAGTTGCCCTCATTCCAGGACAGTTCCAGGAGTACTACAAAAG GTACTCTCCAAATGAGCTGCGGTACTTGCCCATAAACACAGCTCTGTATGAACCTCCTCTGGACCCTGAACTGCCTGCTCCAGATAGCGATGGTGACTCTGATGATGGTGAAGATGGCAAGGGGGAAGACTGCAAGAAAAACAAAGGCTCATCT GACAGTTCAACTGGAAACACCTCAGATGGTGACAGCCAGGACAGTGGGATCCAGTCTAAAGGCAAGAGCAAAGGCAAAGATACCCCTCATCGCCCTGCTCAACTCAAATCTGTCCCTGGGTACAAG CCTAAGGTCATACCCAATGCTATATGTGGCATATGTCAGAAGGGTAAAGAGTCCAACAAGAAGGGAAAACCAGAGGCTCTCATCAATTGCTCTCAATGCCAAAACAGCG GTCACCCGTCCTGCCTGGATATGAGCGCCGAGCTGGTGATACAGATTAAAACCTACCCGTGGCAGTGCATGGAGTGTAAAACCTGCACAGTGTGTGAGCAGCCCCATCATGAGGAAGAGATGATGTTCTGTGACAAGTGTGATCGTGGTTTTCACACCTTCTGTGTTGGCATGGACTCCATTCCCATGG GTCGCTGGGTGTGTGATTGCTGCAATAAAGATGACTTGTCTCCTACTAAAAAAACAATActtaaaacaccaaaaaaatacaaataa
- the phf10 gene encoding PHD finger protein 10 isoform X2, with the protein MAAVVSPRQCDSNPATPSAHSVKDDIEENSSDGSQAPKRRRMGSGDSSRSCDTTGQEQGPTYFPAENLTEYKWPPDETGEYYMLQEQVSEYLGVTSFKRKYPDLERRDLSHKEKVYLREQNVITETQCTLGLTALRSDEVIDLMIKEYPAKHAEYSIILQERERQRIAKEYSVSTLSAQMQQQSPQKVEASKVPDYIKKAAKKAAEFNSNFNRERMEERRAYFDLQTHVPQGKYKVLPPEMTKTGPYPVALIPGQFQEYYKRYSPNELRYLPINTALYEPPLDPELPAPDSDGDSDDGEDGKGEDCKKNKGSSDSSTGNTSDGDSQDSGIQSKGKSKGKDTPHRPAQLKSVPGYKPKVIPNAICGICQKGKESNKKGKPEALINCSQCQNSGHPSCLDMSAELVIQIKTYPWQCMECKTCTVCEQPHHEEEMMFCDKCDRGFHTFCVGMDSIPMGRWVCDCCNKDDLSPTKKTILKTPKKYK; encoded by the exons atggcaGCTGTTGTGTCTCCGAGGCAGTGTGATAGTAATCCTGCAACTCCTAGTGCTCATTCTGTTAAG GATGACATTGAAGAGAATTCCAGCGATGGGAGCCAAGCGCCTAAGAGACGTCGAATGGGGTCAGGAGATAGTTCGAGAAGCTGCGACACAACTGGTCAGGAACAGGG ACCCACATATTTTCCTGCTGAGAATCTGACAGAGTACAAATGGCCTCCAGATGAAACAGGAGAGTACTATATGTTACAAGAACAAGTTAGCGAATATTTAGGGGTCACCTCATTTAAGCGGAAATACCCAG actTGGAGAGGAGAGACCTATCTCACAAGGAAAAAGTTTACTTAAGAGAACAAAATGTCATCACTGAGACTCAGTGTACACTGG GTCTTACTGCTTTGCGCAGTGATGAGGTTATTGATTTAATGATTAAAGAGTACCCAGCGAAACATGCAGAATACTCAATTATTCTTCAAGAACGCGAGCGCCAGAGGATAGCCAAAGAGTACTCCGTCAGCACCCTGAGTGCA CAAATGCAGCAGCAAAGTCCTCAGAAGGTTGAAGCCAGCAAAGTCCCAGACTATATAAAGAAAGCTGCTAAAAAAGCAGCTGAATTCAACAGCAATTTCAACAGAGAGCGCATGGAGGAAAGAAGAGCCTATTTTGATCTTCAAACACAT GTACCCCAAGGAAAATACAAAGTCCTCCCACCAGAAATGACCAAAACTGGCCCCTACCCAGTTGCCCTCATTCCAGGACAGTTCCAGGAGTACTACAAAAG GTACTCTCCAAATGAGCTGCGGTACTTGCCCATAAACACAGCTCTGTATGAACCTCCTCTGGACCCTGAACTGCCTGCTCCAGATAGCGATGGTGACTCTGATGATGGTGAAGATGGCAAGGGGGAAGACTGCAAGAAAAACAAAGGCTCATCT GACAGTTCAACTGGAAACACCTCAGATGGTGACAGCCAGGACAGTGGGATCCAGTCTAAAGGCAAGAGCAAAGGCAAAGATACCCCTCATCGCCCTGCTCAACTCAAATCTGTCCCTGGGTACAAG CCTAAGGTCATACCCAATGCTATATGTGGCATATGTCAGAAGGGTAAAGAGTCCAACAAGAAGGGAAAACCAGAGGCTCTCATCAATTGCTCTCAATGCCAAAACAGCG GTCACCCGTCCTGCCTGGATATGAGCGCCGAGCTGGTGATACAGATTAAAACCTACCCGTGGCAGTGCATGGAGTGTAAAACCTGCACAGTGTGTGAGCAGCCCCATCATGAGGAAGAGATGATGTTCTGTGACAAGTGTGATCGTGGTTTTCACACCTTCTGTGTTGGCATGGACTCCATTCCCATGG GTCGCTGGGTGTGTGATTGCTGCAATAAAGATGACTTGTCTCCTACTAAAAAAACAATActtaaaacaccaaaaaaatacaaataa